From a single Bacillus sp. NEB1478 genomic region:
- a CDS encoding GNAT family protein: MSDAASLLELEIRNKDFFSQYSINRDPEFYTLEGQLKRMEKAEETRDSDLSYSFGIYLNQSNDLIGQISLFKIERGPAQKGMVGYSLDIEENGKGYMTEALKLIVDFGFEELKLHRIEAEVMPHNAGSIKILEKTGFHKEGISKKNVMINGKWEDHQVLAIINENYE, translated from the coding sequence ATTAGTGATGCAGCATCCTTATTAGAACTTGAAATTAGGAACAAAGATTTTTTCAGCCAATATTCCATTAATCGAGATCCTGAATTCTATACCTTAGAAGGGCAATTGAAAAGGATGGAAAAGGCAGAGGAAACCAGGGATAGTGATTTAAGCTATTCCTTTGGTATTTACCTGAATCAATCCAATGATCTAATCGGACAAATAAGTTTATTTAAAATAGAAAGAGGACCTGCCCAAAAGGGTATGGTAGGATACTCTCTTGATATAGAGGAAAACGGAAAAGGATATATGACAGAAGCTCTTAAATTAATCGTTGATTTTGGGTTTGAAGAATTAAAGCTTCATAGAATAGAAGCCGAGGTAATGCCACATAATGCAGGGTCTATTAAAATATTGGAGAAGACAGGATTTCATAAGGAGGGAATCTCAAAGAAAAACGTGATGATAAACGGTAAGTGGGAGGATCATCAAGTACTTGCAATCATTAATGAAAACTATGAATAA
- a CDS encoding MDR family MFS transporter — MRKQIMTALLLVTVLAAMEGTIVSTAIPRITSDLSGIELVSWVYAVYMLATAVSTPIYGKLADLFGRKKVILSGIILFLAGSALCGIAMSMEQLIFYRAIQGLGAGAVMPITMTIIGDLYSEAKDRAKAQGWISAVWGVAGVLGPLMGGFLVDTLSWRYIFFLNIPFGLLAFLLLVINYKEDLSKGKPYIDYWGAVTFSLGTIAFLYALLTGSQNNDWGNPLIIGLFIAAILIYACFVYIEKKSPEPLIPLNLFANRSVLIVNGLTLISGAVVISITIYLPIWSQGVMGKTATEAGFVLMPLPVCWTIGSLVTGNLVGRMKENWIITLGLTVVSIASLIFFTLSTTSPSFLIYFASAILGLGMGLITPIYMLIIQGSVPSNKRGVAVASNTFTSTFSQTLGSAVFGTIFNMVTLSKAEKSGQGDLDLNASFEHGSLPAKKLSQLQDILASGMHVIYGVLFVMIVIGIAISFLLIKEMRQSADN, encoded by the coding sequence ATGAGAAAACAAATCATGACTGCTTTATTGCTTGTGACGGTGCTTGCTGCTATGGAAGGAACCATTGTCAGCACAGCGATACCGCGCATTACGAGTGACCTTTCAGGCATTGAACTCGTCAGCTGGGTTTATGCTGTGTATATGCTCGCAACAGCCGTATCGACACCGATCTACGGAAAACTTGCAGATTTATTTGGTAGGAAGAAAGTTATTCTATCCGGTATCATCCTTTTCCTGGCGGGTTCTGCACTTTGCGGGATCGCCATGTCCATGGAACAGCTGATCTTTTACCGCGCCATTCAGGGACTTGGTGCTGGAGCCGTTATGCCGATAACAATGACGATTATTGGCGATCTTTATTCAGAAGCGAAAGATCGGGCAAAAGCGCAAGGATGGATCAGTGCTGTATGGGGAGTTGCTGGTGTATTGGGTCCGTTAATGGGTGGATTTTTAGTAGATACGCTTTCTTGGCGCTATATCTTTTTCTTAAATATTCCGTTTGGTTTACTAGCTTTCTTGCTGCTGGTCATCAATTATAAGGAAGATCTATCAAAAGGCAAACCATATATTGATTATTGGGGAGCTGTCACTTTTTCGCTTGGGACAATCGCTTTTCTTTATGCGCTATTAACAGGCAGCCAGAATAATGATTGGGGCAATCCGTTGATAATCGGTTTGTTTATTGCTGCAATTCTTATCTATGCTTGTTTTGTGTACATAGAGAAAAAATCTCCGGAACCGCTTATTCCGCTCAATCTTTTTGCAAACCGCAGCGTACTGATCGTGAATGGTCTGACATTAATCTCTGGTGCTGTGGTAATCAGCATCACCATCTACCTGCCAATATGGAGTCAGGGCGTAATGGGAAAAACAGCGACTGAAGCTGGTTTCGTGCTCATGCCACTGCCTGTTTGCTGGACAATTGGTTCACTCGTTACAGGTAATCTTGTCGGACGTATGAAAGAAAATTGGATCATCACACTTGGACTTACTGTGGTCAGTATAGCATCACTGATCTTTTTCACACTAAGCACAACCTCCCCCTCTTTCCTGATCTATTTTGCATCAGCCATATTGGGATTAGGAATGGGACTGATCACACCGATTTACATGCTGATCATTCAAGGCTCCGTTCCTTCTAACAAAAGAGGGGTAGCCGTCGCATCGAATACGTTTACGAGTACTTTCAGTCAGACCCTTGGTTCAGCCGTTTTTGGAACCATTTTCAATATGGTGACACTCTCAAAAGCGGAAAAATCCGGACAGGGAGATCTTGATCTGAACGCCTCATTTGAGCACGGAAGTCTTCCTGCTAAAAAACTTTCACAGCTGCAGGATATCCTAGCTTCAGGGATGCACGTCATCTATGGCGTATTGTTCGTGATGATAGTTATCGGCATTGCTATTTCATTTTTGTTAATTAAAGAAATGCGGCAATCTGCAGATAACTAA
- a CDS encoding TIGR00266 family protein, with the protein MNNHEIDYKIYGDDMQFVEVELDPNETVIAEAGALMMMEDGIDMETIFGDGSSNAGGGLMGKLFNAGKRVLTGESLFMTTFTNQAHGKKHVSFASPYPGKIIPMDLSEMGGKVICQKDAFLAAAKGVSVGIEFQRKIGTGFFGGEGFIMQKLEGDGMAFVHAGGTIHKKELAPGEVLRVDTGCLVAMTSGVDYSIEMVKGVKTALFGGEGLFFATLRGPGTVWIQSLPFSRLASRVFAAAPSRGGSSDEGSLAKGVFNMLNGD; encoded by the coding sequence ATGAACAATCACGAGATTGATTACAAAATTTATGGAGACGACATGCAGTTTGTAGAGGTGGAGCTGGATCCAAATGAGACAGTTATCGCTGAAGCCGGTGCCTTGATGATGATGGAAGACGGCATCGATATGGAGACGATTTTCGGAGATGGCTCTTCAAACGCTGGCGGCGGTCTAATGGGCAAACTTTTCAACGCCGGAAAACGTGTGTTGACTGGTGAAAGCTTATTTATGACGACATTCACAAATCAGGCACATGGCAAGAAGCATGTATCTTTTGCTTCCCCATATCCTGGAAAGATCATTCCCATGGACTTAAGTGAGATGGGCGGAAAAGTGATCTGTCAAAAAGATGCTTTCTTAGCAGCAGCTAAAGGGGTTTCTGTCGGAATCGAGTTCCAGCGTAAAATCGGAACAGGTTTCTTCGGTGGTGAAGGCTTCATCATGCAAAAGCTTGAAGGTGACGGAATGGCTTTCGTTCATGCAGGTGGAACGATTCATAAAAAAGAGCTTGCTCCTGGTGAAGTCTTACGTGTAGATACGGGCTGCCTAGTAGCAATGACGAGCGGTGTTGATTACAGCATCGAAATGGTAAAAGGCGTGAAGACAGCATTGTTTGGCGGAGAAGGGTTGTTCTTCGCAACATTAAGAGGACCTGGAACTGTTTGGATTCAATCCCTTCCTTTCAGCCGTCTTGCTAGCCGTGTATTCGCAGCTGCACCTAGCCGCGGCGGATCTTCCGATGAAGGAAGCCTCGCAAAAGGTGTTTTCAATATGTTGAACGGTGATTGA
- a CDS encoding MFS transporter: MKKPFYCYWFASASISLADVIYIMVITTFIYQQTGSAFFAALFPLLRALASLAAGFTAPLILEQFSFSKLLVFIPFIKASLITCLIVGFPFITSNMTLLLFCVLIISFIEGWGSPLLSTVVPKVVEKENLVKANSSLSVTNQAVQIAGYTFTGLLVIKFGHMPTLIGAAILLWLAAVCLSFIAGSIKLENNQHKTTQSKWMMIKEGWSHLWNNETLRLVTIMDMIEGMAGTIWVGAITLVYVKEALHQDVQWWGYINSSYYIGTILGGILTYWMAKQIQKHLIINMAIGSALFSLFTLLYGLNSVPILSLFLCVLMGPAYQLRDVSQQTAIQTNVDSDLLPKIYASRNIVLSTITSISIAIFGWVADVIGVRWVYVFGACLIGASALLSFTLINVQRKQGKSKETITL; this comes from the coding sequence ATGAAAAAACCATTTTATTGTTATTGGTTTGCCTCTGCTAGTATTTCGTTAGCGGATGTTATTTATATCATGGTCATTACCACTTTTATATACCAACAAACAGGTTCTGCGTTTTTTGCGGCTCTTTTTCCTCTATTAAGAGCTTTGGCTAGTTTAGCAGCAGGGTTTACAGCACCGCTTATCCTTGAACAATTTTCTTTTTCAAAATTACTAGTCTTTATTCCTTTCATAAAAGCTAGCCTCATAACTTGTTTAATCGTTGGTTTTCCTTTTATAACCTCGAATATGACTTTACTGCTTTTTTGTGTTTTGATCATATCTTTCATTGAGGGATGGGGAAGTCCGCTTTTAAGCACGGTAGTACCGAAAGTAGTGGAAAAAGAGAATCTAGTAAAAGCAAACAGTTCACTATCCGTGACGAATCAAGCGGTACAGATTGCAGGGTATACATTCACCGGATTGCTCGTGATTAAGTTCGGGCATATGCCGACTTTAATAGGTGCCGCAATTCTGCTATGGCTTGCTGCAGTTTGTTTGTCTTTTATTGCGGGTTCCATCAAATTAGAAAATAATCAGCACAAAACAACTCAATCAAAATGGATGATGATCAAGGAAGGTTGGTCACATCTATGGAATAACGAAACGTTAAGATTAGTTACGATCATGGATATGATTGAAGGAATGGCAGGAACAATCTGGGTAGGTGCGATTACATTAGTTTATGTGAAAGAGGCATTGCATCAAGATGTACAATGGTGGGGCTATATCAATTCAAGTTACTACATAGGAACAATTCTCGGGGGCATCTTGACTTATTGGATGGCTAAACAAATACAAAAACATTTAATTATCAATATGGCAATAGGATCTGCACTATTCAGTTTGTTCACCCTGCTGTATGGCTTAAACAGCGTACCCATCCTTTCTCTGTTTCTCTGTGTTTTAATGGGGCCAGCTTACCAATTGAGAGATGTCTCACAGCAAACGGCCATTCAAACAAACGTGGATAGCGATCTTCTCCCCAAGATCTATGCTTCCAGAAATATCGTTTTATCGACAATTACTAGTATTTCAATTGCTATTTTTGGATGGGTTGCAGATGTGATCGGAGTTAGGTGGGTGTATGTGTTTGGAGCATGCCTAATTGGCGCGTCTGCGCTACTGTCATTTACTTTAATTAACGTACAAAGAAAACAGGGAAAATCAAAAGAGACTATCACTTTATAA
- a CDS encoding Lrp/AsnC family transcriptional regulator → MDRIDKKILINLQEQGRISMTELGKLVALSQPAVTERVRRLEEKGIIDHYRTVVDPKKVSLNTSAYLLFHTKDCDKFIQFCNESPDVIELHRISGQYNYLLKVVTESMVALEAFINASGKHGDSTTLIVLSSPIALKSIIPIVEED, encoded by the coding sequence ATGGACAGGATTGATAAAAAAATACTAATCAATCTTCAAGAACAAGGCCGAATATCTATGACAGAACTAGGAAAACTTGTTGCCTTGTCACAGCCAGCTGTTACAGAACGAGTACGGAGACTCGAAGAAAAAGGGATTATCGATCACTACCGAACGGTTGTTGATCCGAAAAAAGTTAGCTTAAACACATCCGCTTACTTGCTGTTTCATACAAAAGACTGCGATAAGTTCATTCAGTTTTGCAATGAATCACCTGATGTGATCGAACTTCACAGAATAAGCGGTCAATATAATTATTTGCTAAAGGTCGTAACAGAATCCATGGTTGCGCTTGAGGCTTTTATCAACGCCAGCGGAAAGCATGGAGATTCCACTACGCTAATTGTCCTGTCATCACCGATTGCATTAAAAAGCATCATTCCAATCGTTGAAGAAGATTAA
- a CDS encoding oxidoreductase — translation MNKKIAIVTGSSSGFGMLSAVELAKAGFEVISTIRNMDKSESLLKLADEQNVSDSIRLHPLDVTSSDSINEFKLFLLQLGHVDVLVNNAGFAAGGFCEELSVDDYRAQFETNVFGLIAVTQAVLPVMRKKQRGRIINISSISGRFGFPGMSPYTASKHAVEGFSESLRLEVKPSGIDVVLVEPGSYQTNIWSTLDKITLNPKSPYHTYMEAILNNIGNVKVVHGNPLDVAKLITRIATMSKTPKLRYPIGNGVKMNIFMKMILPWKTLESIILKKLLKK, via the coding sequence ATGAATAAAAAAATAGCGATCGTTACCGGTTCTTCCAGCGGGTTCGGCATGCTGAGTGCAGTTGAGCTGGCGAAGGCTGGATTTGAAGTGATCAGTACGATTAGGAATATGGATAAATCAGAGAGTCTGCTCAAATTAGCAGATGAGCAGAACGTTTCGGATTCCATACGTCTGCATCCGCTCGATGTGACATCGTCTGATTCGATAAATGAGTTTAAACTGTTTTTATTACAGCTGGGTCATGTTGATGTACTCGTGAACAATGCGGGTTTTGCGGCTGGCGGGTTTTGTGAAGAGCTTTCAGTCGATGATTATCGCGCTCAGTTTGAAACGAACGTCTTTGGCCTGATTGCCGTTACGCAAGCTGTTCTTCCAGTCATGAGAAAAAAGCAGCGCGGGCGGATCATTAATATTAGCAGTATCAGCGGCCGGTTTGGATTTCCGGGCATGTCACCGTATACGGCATCAAAACATGCGGTCGAGGGATTCAGTGAAAGCCTCCGTCTTGAAGTGAAACCGTCCGGAATTGATGTAGTGCTCGTTGAACCTGGTTCCTACCAGACCAACATTTGGTCGACGCTTGATAAGATAACACTCAATCCAAAATCACCTTACCACACTTATATGGAAGCCATTTTGAACAACATCGGCAATGTAAAAGTAGTGCATGGAAACCCGCTGGATGTTGCGAAACTTATAACCCGTATCGCCACAATGAGTAAAACACCAAAGCTTCGCTATCCGATCGGAAACGGAGTGAAGATGAACATCTTCATGAAAATGATCTTGCCGTGGAAGACGTTAGAGAGCATTATTTTGAAGAAACTGTTAAAAAAATAG
- a CDS encoding class I SAM-dependent methyltransferase: MQNMKKVKEDFDTIGKFAVQELEWDHNNHYHDYLLRFIPDDCKVAVDIGCGTGEFARKLADKSEQVYGFDVSPITIKKAIEFSKSYRNIKYKAEDIVEYSFEDESLDCFSSFAVLHHINLHELLPKLKKALKPGGVLIFLDLYNQITRWDYLPDLLAIPLNRYYLKTKPQRLKTEKELIAMQEHMKHDRYLSKKELISIFDTYLPANQFKIHLFWRYSLVWRKPV, translated from the coding sequence ATGCAGAATATGAAGAAAGTAAAAGAAGACTTTGATACAATTGGTAAATTTGCGGTCCAAGAGTTGGAATGGGATCACAATAATCACTATCATGATTATCTTCTGCGCTTTATACCTGATGATTGTAAAGTGGCGGTAGATATAGGCTGCGGAACAGGTGAGTTTGCCAGGAAACTAGCAGACAAATCAGAGCAGGTTTATGGATTTGATGTATCTCCTATCACGATAAAAAAAGCGATCGAGTTTTCTAAGTCATATCGAAATATTAAGTATAAGGCGGAAGATATAGTAGAGTATTCATTTGAAGATGAGTCATTAGATTGTTTTTCATCCTTTGCAGTTTTACATCATATCAACCTTCACGAGTTATTGCCCAAGTTAAAGAAGGCGCTAAAACCAGGTGGAGTTCTCATATTTCTTGATTTATATAATCAAATTACTCGTTGGGATTATTTACCTGATCTTTTAGCAATTCCGCTAAATCGTTATTATCTAAAAACAAAACCTCAGCGCTTGAAGACCGAAAAAGAGCTAATAGCAATGCAAGAACATATGAAACATGATAGATACTTAAGTAAAAAAGAGTTAATTAGCATTTTTGATACTTATTTGCCAGCGAATCAATTCAAAATTCATCTTTTTTGGAGATATTCATTAGTATGGCGTAAACCTGTTTAA
- a CDS encoding STAS domain-containing protein, producing the protein MEEKLTDYEKLVPAKFKSIEEASTSILQLISEFVDVNTIFIAKNDKHTNKIIKVFNREEVLLEEGSILPFNETYCKLSVDNGRNPLLIPDINQNELTRNLNVTANLGSGSFIGIPVYFENGENYGTICGLDTKSIEFTDKHIHMFETFSSLLTYILELDMANNAIHQLSVPIVPVVKGIAILPIIGNLYEARAQMLMEIVLNRSQTLSLNYLVIDLSGVSNIDNDVAHYLIHLVKALRLLGITPILTGIRPEMAIKVIQSNIEFDDVIIRANLEQALTYIGFSLNDNRK; encoded by the coding sequence ATGGAAGAAAAGTTAACTGACTATGAGAAATTAGTTCCTGCAAAGTTTAAGTCTATTGAAGAAGCCTCTACAAGTATTCTTCAGCTCATAAGTGAATTCGTTGATGTAAATACTATATTTATTGCTAAAAATGATAAGCATACGAATAAAATTATTAAAGTGTTTAATAGAGAGGAAGTTCTTTTAGAAGAGGGAAGTATATTACCTTTTAATGAGACGTATTGCAAGCTATCTGTAGATAACGGCCGAAACCCCTTATTGATCCCTGATATAAATCAGAACGAATTAACCAGAAACTTAAATGTAACTGCAAATTTAGGCAGCGGTTCCTTTATAGGAATACCGGTTTATTTTGAAAATGGGGAGAATTATGGAACCATTTGCGGGCTAGATACTAAATCTATTGAATTTACCGATAAACACATTCATATGTTCGAGACATTTTCTTCGTTGCTCACATATATACTCGAGCTAGATATGGCCAATAATGCTATCCATCAATTATCAGTTCCGATTGTTCCTGTTGTGAAGGGTATCGCAATCTTGCCCATTATCGGAAACTTATATGAAGCGCGTGCTCAAATGCTAATGGAAATCGTATTAAATAGAAGTCAAACATTATCTCTGAATTATCTTGTCATTGATTTATCTGGCGTAAGCAATATTGATAACGATGTGGCCCACTATTTAATACATTTAGTAAAAGCGTTAAGACTGTTGGGAATTACACCAATTCTTACAGGGATTAGACCAGAAATGGCAATCAAGGTTATTCAATCAAATATTGAGTTTGACGATGTAATTATTCGAGCTAATTTAGAGCAAGCCTTAACTTATATTGGCTTTTCATTAAATGATAATAGGAAGTAA
- a CDS encoding lipid II flippase Amj family protein, whose protein sequence is MELITGKLITISLFLLIITMIETLAYSTRISGTRVQLIATAISLFSTLVIVSRFSTMIQQPLTAKLIAEAPDVNKLTFKEEQYRILIGVTSFGVLFGILLFPTFINIFSRAIVQLSNQRGSVIALFINQFNSKGIKNVFKCFRKPRLTYLKGVTLKTIPKRLFVINVIVSAVFTIGVLSSIYASMLVPKDYAQAALMSSGIINGIATILLTLFIDPKASVLADRVMKKQCDYIYLKSYSLTMVSSKLFGTVVAQLLFIPAAYYVAWFAKWI, encoded by the coding sequence ATGGAACTAATTACTGGTAAGTTAATCACAATATCTTTATTTCTATTAATTATCACAATGATAGAGACTCTGGCTTATTCAACTAGAATTTCTGGGACAAGAGTGCAATTAATCGCAACTGCAATATCTTTGTTCAGCACACTAGTGATTGTTTCTAGATTTTCAACAATGATCCAGCAGCCTCTAACCGCAAAACTTATAGCTGAAGCACCTGATGTGAACAAATTAACTTTTAAAGAAGAGCAATATCGAATATTAATTGGAGTAACATCTTTTGGAGTTTTATTTGGAATCTTACTTTTTCCAACTTTCATAAATATTTTTTCTCGAGCCATCGTACAACTGTCAAACCAACGTGGTTCTGTAATTGCCCTATTTATTAATCAATTTAATTCAAAGGGAATTAAAAATGTATTTAAGTGCTTTAGAAAACCAAGATTGACTTATTTAAAGGGCGTAACCTTAAAGACGATTCCAAAACGTCTTTTTGTTATAAATGTAATAGTTTCTGCGGTATTTACTATTGGAGTGCTTTCCTCAATATATGCATCAATGCTAGTACCTAAAGATTATGCACAGGCTGCATTAATGTCATCAGGTATCATTAACGGTATTGCAACAATTTTACTAACCTTATTTATCGATCCGAAAGCTTCAGTCCTAGCTGATAGAGTAATGAAGAAACAATGTGATTACATTTACTTAAAAAGTTACTCATTGACAATGGTTAGTTCGAAATTATTCGGGACGGTTGTAGCGCAACTTCTATTTATCCCTGCTGCCTACTATGTAGCCTGGTTTGCAAAATGGATTTAA
- a CDS encoding VOC family protein, giving the protein MIYEMTYQVRVSDFSEGLKWYKTLLNKEPDFTPHDGFAEWELLPGCWLQVAEGIPTEESGPLRFGVLSIEDERNRMISEMKVEPFEIHVREEVPVRWATFADPWGNRLGFFEYKNEAEKKDRMNKIQTVSIKT; this is encoded by the coding sequence ATGATTTATGAAATGACCTATCAAGTTCGAGTATCTGATTTTAGCGAAGGGTTAAAATGGTATAAAACTTTATTAAATAAGGAACCTGATTTTACACCACACGATGGATTTGCAGAATGGGAACTGCTTCCTGGCTGTTGGCTGCAAGTAGCTGAAGGTATACCAACTGAGGAAAGTGGACCACTGCGTTTTGGTGTTTTATCCATTGAAGACGAGAGAAATAGAATGATAAGCGAAATGAAAGTAGAGCCTTTTGAAATACACGTAAGAGAAGAGGTTCCAGTGAGGTGGGCGACATTTGCGGACCCCTGGGGAAATCGTTTAGGCTTTTTTGAATATAAAAATGAAGCCGAAAAAAAGGATAGAATGAATAAAATACAGACAGTAAGTATAAAAACATAG
- a CDS encoding NlpC/P60 family protein: protein MKNLVAGLAVAGVVAFNPAVGHAALGDQNLKPEMQNSDVQDLQQALDKKGYFTYDKTTDYYGDYTTAAVKKLQDDKGIAVDGVTGLETYKALGVFSKKAIVDTAEKYEGTPYVWGGDTPDGFDCSGYLKYIFNEGTGVQLKRTVDEMYAEGTKVDNPAVGDIVFFDLEGNGPSHAGVYIGDNKFKHASSSKGVTTSELDSSYWKDKYVGAKQYR, encoded by the coding sequence TTGAAAAATTTAGTAGCAGGACTAGCAGTAGCAGGTGTTGTGGCATTCAACCCGGCAGTAGGTCATGCCGCGCTTGGTGACCAGAACTTAAAACCTGAGATGCAGAATTCAGACGTACAAGATCTTCAGCAAGCTTTAGATAAAAAAGGTTACTTTACTTATGACAAAACAACTGATTACTATGGAGACTACACAACAGCAGCCGTGAAAAAACTGCAAGATGACAAAGGAATCGCGGTTGATGGAGTAACAGGATTAGAGACATACAAAGCGCTAGGTGTATTCAGTAAAAAAGCGATTGTAGATACTGCAGAAAAATACGAAGGTACGCCTTATGTTTGGGGCGGAGATACCCCTGACGGCTTTGACTGCAGCGGATACTTAAAATATATCTTCAATGAAGGTACAGGTGTTCAGCTAAAACGCACGGTTGATGAAATGTATGCAGAAGGAACAAAAGTCGACAACCCAGCTGTTGGTGACATTGTGTTCTTTGACCTTGAAGGGAACGGACCGAGTCACGCAGGTGTTTATATTGGAGACAACAAGTTCAAACATGCTTCATCTTCAAAAGGTGTAACAACAAGCGAACTCGACAGCTCTTACTGGAAAGACAAATATGTAGGCGCAAAACAATATCGTTAA
- a CDS encoding STAS domain-containing protein, whose translation MGLTLEKDYVEYFTSNRDEFQDNLLNEAKNVRNKIEEIQFIGNIDLLNNAHKLVMYALKGNNKELEIFAKNEGISWASHSLTLAFKLEWVQAIRRTIWHFLQRYDEENTNNDSISFYDLERQINDSVDQFLNTFFLSYSEFKDQLIEAQRALVENLSVPIIPITSKVCVLPLIGHIDMSRSSTIEEKVLLEISKLRIGTLVMDLSGIAEMESEVIEHMMRIMEGANMMGCECVITGLRPEIVRKVTRLGLTFENKAITKATLQQALEDYLGSK comes from the coding sequence ATGGGGCTGACGCTGGAAAAGGATTATGTTGAATATTTCACAAGTAACCGGGATGAATTTCAAGATAATCTATTAAACGAAGCAAAAAATGTTCGCAACAAAATTGAAGAAATTCAATTTATCGGAAACATAGACCTTTTAAACAATGCTCATAAGCTAGTCATGTATGCACTCAAAGGGAATAACAAGGAACTTGAAATATTCGCAAAGAACGAAGGTATTTCATGGGCTTCTCATAGTTTAACCTTAGCTTTTAAGCTGGAATGGGTACAAGCCATCAGAAGAACGATATGGCATTTTCTGCAAAGGTATGATGAAGAGAATACAAACAATGATTCCATCAGTTTTTATGATCTCGAACGGCAAATAAATGATAGTGTCGATCAATTTTTAAATACGTTCTTTCTGAGCTATTCTGAATTTAAGGATCAATTAATTGAAGCGCAGAGAGCATTAGTTGAAAATCTTTCTGTCCCGATCATTCCGATTACTTCAAAAGTTTGTGTACTTCCTCTAATTGGACACATCGATATGTCGAGATCCAGCACGATTGAAGAGAAAGTACTTTTGGAGATTAGTAAGTTACGTATTGGGACATTAGTTATGGATCTTTCTGGAATTGCTGAGATGGAGTCAGAGGTTATCGAACACATGATGAGAATTATGGAAGGCGCCAATATGATGGGGTGTGAGTGTGTGATTACCGGGCTGCGTCCTGAAATCGTAAGGAAAGTTACAAGACTCGGCTTAACGTTTGAAAATAAAGCTATTACGAAGGCTACCTTGCAGCAAGCACTTGAAGATTATTTAGGGAGTAAATGA
- a CDS encoding YegS/Rv2252/BmrU family lipid kinase — protein sequence MKKAMIICNPSSGKEEAEKNVDRVKEILIKKEFTVDLRMTEKERDAENFAKLACRERFDVVVSMGGDGTLNETINGLAEQEHRPELGIIPLGTVNDFARALHIPLEPDQAIELLTEGYTRPVDIGKINTTYFMNIVAVGEIAEASFSVSAKQKTLLGPLAYFIEGLKTLTSNHSFPIKLQHDNGTWDGEALLILATLTNSVGGFDKAAPDAKVDDGHLKCIIIKDASIFQVMKLTASLLKGEHINHDSVEYISTSAIKISSSHPLCSNVDGDQGCELPLELHVLPEHIQVFVP from the coding sequence ATGAAAAAAGCGATGATTATTTGTAATCCTTCTTCCGGAAAAGAAGAAGCAGAAAAAAATGTAGATCGTGTAAAAGAGATACTCATCAAAAAAGAATTCACAGTCGATTTGCGCATGACGGAAAAAGAAAGGGATGCCGAAAATTTTGCTAAGCTTGCTTGTCGAGAACGGTTTGATGTTGTCGTTTCGATGGGTGGAGATGGAACATTAAATGAAACGATAAATGGATTGGCCGAACAAGAGCATCGTCCGGAATTAGGCATTATTCCTTTAGGAACTGTGAACGATTTCGCTCGTGCCCTTCATATCCCGCTAGAGCCTGATCAAGCGATCGAGTTATTAACTGAAGGATATACGAGACCAGTAGATATAGGAAAAATAAACACAACTTATTTCATGAACATTGTTGCTGTTGGAGAAATTGCAGAAGCTTCGTTTTCTGTGTCTGCCAAACAAAAAACACTTCTTGGACCTCTAGCTTATTTTATTGAAGGGCTAAAAACCTTGACTTCAAACCATTCTTTCCCAATAAAACTTCAGCATGATAACGGAACATGGGATGGTGAGGCATTGTTGATATTAGCGACTCTAACCAATTCAGTTGGAGGATTCGATAAAGCTGCACCTGACGCTAAAGTTGATGATGGACATTTAAAATGCATTATCATTAAGGATGCATCTATTTTTCAAGTGATGAAGTTAACTGCATCACTCCTCAAAGGAGAACATATAAATCATGATTCAGTAGAATATATCAGTACATCTGCTATAAAAATTTCTTCTTCACATCCATTATGTTCAAATGTGGATGGTGATCAAGGGTGTGAACTGCCTCTAGAACTTCATGTCTTACCAGAGCATATACAAGTATTTGTGCCTTAG